In Bufo gargarizans isolate SCDJY-AF-19 chromosome 6, ASM1485885v1, whole genome shotgun sequence, a single genomic region encodes these proteins:
- the LOC122941687 gene encoding gastrula zinc finger protein XlCGF17.1-like, translating to MTSIIYVSQLVNLGEDLNNINPTETYVRCDEQSIKDIPTDNRPDDCTRSSEGHGISSQHTMTQDVYEQHVINPDVSSDFHSKDSSSDSFQWTRSSDLSQTVKQNKEHKRGEHQRREQQFSCSECEKSFIQKSDLVKHLRSHEGQKPFSCSHCEKCYSCKSNLIRHQRIHTGEKTFLCSHCEKCYSYKSDLVRHQRIHTGEKTFSCSHCEKCYSYKSDLIRHQRIHTGEKMFSCLECGKCFHSKSNFVRHQRIHTGEKPFLCSECGKCFNYKSHLVRHQRTHTREKPFSC from the exons ATGACTTCTATAATATATGTTTCACAGCTTGTGAATCtgggtgaagatctgaacaatattaatcctacagagacatatgtgaggtgtgatgagcagagtataaaggacattcctacagataaccgcccag atgactgCACCAGGAGCTCAGAGGGACATGGGATATCGTCACAACATACTATGACTCAAGATGTATATGAACAGCACGTCATTAACCCAGATGTATCCTCAGACTTTCACAGCAAAGATTCATCATCTGATTCTTTTCAATGGACCCGATCTTCTGATTTATCACAGACTGTTAAGCAAAACAAAGAACACAAAAGGGGTGAACATCAAAGACGGGAGCAgcaattttcatgttcagaatgtgaaaaaagTTTTATCCAGAAATCAGACCTTGTTAAACATCTGAGAAGTCACGAAGggcagaagccattttcatgctcacaCTGTGAGAAATGTTATAGCTGTAAATCAAATCttattagacatcagagaattcacacaggggagaaaacaTTTTTGTGCTCACACTGTGAGAAATGTTATAGctataaatcagatcttgttagacatcagagaattcacacaggggagaagacaTTTTCATGCTCACACTGTGAGAAATGTTATAGCTATAAATCAGATCttattagacatcagagaattcacacaggggagaagatgttttcatgtttagaatgtgggaaatgttttcacaGTAAATCAAAttttgttagacatcagagaattcacacaggggagaaaccatttttatgctcagaatgtgggaaatgttttaattataaatcacatcttgttagacatcagagaactcacacaagggagaaaccattttcatgttaa